The stretch of DNA tttgaaataattttgagtAGTCTCATAAATATGCTAATAATTCATACTTCTGGCATGCTATCtgtcattttttctttatgttgcaGAAATAGACATTTAGAATTTATAGAAATAAgaacttaaaagttacttgattgctggacattaaaaaaaaaaccagataaatgtaataatgttaaaaaaaaaaagcgaacGTATCATTTGGGTGCTCAGATGTTACTAGctcatttaaaatgtgtcatttgAATCATGCTAACAAATTAATCTGGAATCTCGGggaacaaaattaactttaaatctcGTGCACGTTAATTCAAGGCTGCGAGacttgaaaaaaactttttccaaggacaaaagaaaacagctgacAATGGATTTAAATCTTCATTAAGACATGGCTTAAACAAAACTAAGTatacagaaacaggaaaacgTGGGGAAACGTTTATTTGATGGAGGAGTGCTTAAACATTGGGATTTAAAGTAACTTTGGGATTTCATCAACTACATTCCATCTCTGGACTCGCTCGACAAACAGGAAACGTACATGTTACAAAAAAACGGATTGGCAATCTCGTCAGCCAATCACGTCCCTGACACTCTTGTGGAGCCAATCACTTCAAGGAAGAAGGGCGGGACGTCCTGAAATGTGATGCAAATTCGACGTCGAGCTTGTTTAGTCCCACCTTTTTGTGTTTCCCGCACCGTcaatcaaaatagaaaaaaatcgACCCGAATTCAACGATCAACACTAGCCCGCCTTTGATAAAATAACCATGTTCGGAGTTTGGTTGGTTTGGTATTCCTCCATATTTGCGCTATGACTGATACGTAAACGTTTAGCGCATCGAAACGGCAACTAATCGGTGAGTTTGGGAGAGCAGCAGCGGAGCGAGCTGCGTCTTTTTATCGTTAGCTCCTTCGCTAACTAGCTGGATATGGTCAGCTAACCGAGCTAGCTGACTACCTCTCGGAGTTGATAAAAGTAAAACTCGTTCTTGGCCCGAAGCCTCCAGGAATCTACACCGCAAAATTGAATTTCGCAGACGGCGGACCGGAGAGTGGGGATGCTTTGCGGGCTTTTCTGGCAGGCAGGAGTTGAAGATTACAGACTTTTGCTCGGTTTCCCCCTCTCTCCCTGCTAGCGCCAGAGCAGTCTCTGAAACAAGGAGAAATGGCGTCCGCGGACGTGGACAGCAGTCAGAGCGAGTTCCTGCAAGCCGGCGGCGCGGCCGACACACAGGTATCCACCACACTTTCCACCTCCCTGCCGCCTCCCAATTCTTGGTTGTGCTTTTTAGGAGCTTGAAGTTCACacgttttaaaattttgatggCATGGGGTGAAAGCCGTACACTTCCTGTGTTCCCCTCAATAACGGCCACCCACTTTCCCCCTGTAAAACCCGCCCATAGTGGGTAGGACGCTGAAGTCAGTCACTTCCAGATAGCCGATGTACCTTAGGCTTTGGAGGATGCTGGGATGGTCTTATGTGTCAGAAGAAGCGTCTGTATTCATAACAGTATCGTTCAGTTGTGTGGCAACAGCCACCCATCCCCCACCCGTTCCTGAGCCTGTTGTCGTCTGTCTCCTGGCTCGGTTCTTTCCATCAGAGTAAATTCTGCATCATCCATCACTCTTTGCGTTACTCCTTGTTTTTACACAGCAGAACACTCCTATGTTTCTATAAATGATCCACTGACCAAAGCCAGTGTTTTTCCCTGCTTCTCTGATGTAATCTGATGAGTCTGTGTTTCATCACAAAATACTACTTGGTGAAGTAAAGAGTGTCTGTGAGTGTCTGCTACTGTGATAAATCCTGTAGTTTGAGTTAGCAAAGATCACTACAGCCCCCAATCCCCCAAGTTGGCCTTCTAGAGCACCTTTTATTGTGcatggcaaaaatatttacattcctTGAACCGGTTCAGATTTGGTCATCACAGAGGTATGTGTATTTTACTAGGATTTTATGTTCCAAACTGATAAAGGTggggaaaatatgtttttaagttttattacaaataaactcTACAAGAGTTGCACATGtagacatttttgtgttttgtcatcTTTGCAAAAACAGTTCAAGCTCTGCCAGGTTGCAAAGGAATTTCCTAGTCAGTTCTCTTTCATAGCATTTGTTTCGTGTCTCACTAtggcagtggtgcccaaagattttctgggcccccctatggattacaataaaatcacccccaaaaaagaaaaaaaaaatcagctggggacacacatcattcaaccagacataaacctatacacatattttgttttcaaactccactgaagtttatttcacacttcaggttgcaacaaaacaaactacaaaccatctttacagtgaaacacttttgtgtaactttttttattttttccgcTTCTCCTGTCCCCCTAACCTCCTGCAATGGCACTGTGCCCCCAcaagggggcgcgccccacactttgggaaccactgcactATTTGGGCGTGATCTCATCAGAGGCTTCAATCACACTCCACCAGCCCTAATTGGCAGGGGATAAAAAATGCGCTGGGTAGAAATACGCTTTACTGTTTTTCACTTGAGCAGCAAGGCTTCATTGGTAGCAATACTGGTAGAAGTAGTGATTTCCTGTTCCTGCCTTTCTTTCCTGGGTTGCTGGAGGAATTTTTAGTTTCCTGGCGCAACAACTCTCCCGTACAGGGAGAAGCACCCAGTGGCAGGTGGCTCGGTTCTAGACGGCAAGGGAATGGACGAACACGGTCTCTGGGAAATGCCACAAGTTGAGCCAGAGGTGGCGGCGCACCTTCACCCGAAAGCTTCGATGTCCTCGGATGAGTCGGCTCCATCCCTTCCCTCAGCAGCTGACCGCTTCCAATCAAACCTGACGAAGAAATCCTACAAGGCAGCCGCTCTATCATTTCGTGCCATGAACGCCTCTTCCATGCTGATGGCGTATCAggcggagctggaggaggagatgaCTGTGCCACCGGACGCTGCACTGTGGGAAGAAGTGTGCATCATCACTGATCACTGTCTCCGTCTCCATAAAGTAGCGATCCAGGCTATGGGGAGAGCTATGGGGCTCATGGTTCTACAGGACAGAGCCAGATGGTTAAACTTAACCACGCTTTCCACCAGGGAAAAGAAGGACTTCCTCGATACCCCCATTTCTCCACATGGGTTGTTTGGTGCAGCTGTTGCATCTATGCAAAAGAGCTGTGAGGACAAGAAGAGGGACGATGACGGTGGTTTTAAAGATATGTCTTCCAAGATGGCCATCGGTACACACAGCCACCGCTCCACCATCCCTGCGCCAAACTTTCGACCAGGCTACGGAGCACTTGCCTCCCACTTTCAGAATCCCTAAGCTGCCGAAGACCCAGACGGCCTCCAATCCTCCTCCGAAAGGTGTTGCTGGTAACGGCTCACGGCCAAAGAAACGTAAAGCCACTCACCTCTCACCTGGATCAGCCCCCACTCACATCCACTTAGAAGGTGAGGAGCAGGAAGTGTTTGGCCTGACAGCCTTTCGGAAGAAACAGAACGAGCTGGGGTCATTCTCAGACACGACTTCGTTACCGAGCCCTTCCAGCAAAGTTCAGCACATAAAGGAGGGAATGTTCAAGCCCGCTCAGCTCGCACAAAACGGGGACCGTGTTCAGTTCGGGATACCCTGAACTGACCTTAATTCCTAAAAatcctgctttttttctttaggtgCTCCATGTCTTACTCCATGTCTCATTATAATCTGAGAGCAACGCCTGCAGGTTTAGCTTCTACTCACTTCAGAGGGCAGACCACCAGGAGGCTCCGTCTTGCTTCTTGGTTCCGGCCAGCGAACCATTCCGCCACCCACTGGTCGTTTCTCAGACCACTTAGTCACCTGTGCCGCTCAAAAATGCACAATATGtctgtaaataattttgggATATCATAAGGAAGTACTGAGATATACCGTTTTCCACCGAACTAACGTATTTGCCACTTTGGCACAAGCACATTGAGAAACGTTTAGAGGATAAAAACACTAGACTCAGAGCAAAACTCGGATGACCCAGCTTTCTACTAGCATGTAAATGCACCATCTTCACACAaatcagaaaatctttgggagcCACTGGTTTAGATTATGAAATCCAAATTACTATAATAGCTCTGCTGGTGACACATGACTTCATATGTCTGTGGCACCACATGACCTCTACCACTGAGATCCATGAGTGTTTGGGTCAGAATCTCCTCCAGCTTAATGCAGAAAACACAGGGGTGATTGTTTTTGGTCTAAAATGTCAGACTGGAGATCAGGACTCAGCTAAAGCCAGGTGTATTTATGGAGTCAGACCCATTTTGTAACAATTTAAGGTCAATTACTGAATCAGGGAACTACCAGTTTCAAATGACTAACCAGTATGAGACTTTCCTCTTGAAACAGggcacagaaaaacacatgaatGCTTTTATTTAGTAGTTTTAGGTATTAGGTTAGATTATCGATATAATGTCTTTAGGGGTTTCTGTAAataattggtcaggcagctgcaaGTCCTCTAAATTGCCGCCACCAGAGTCTTGACCATCACCAGAAAACTACATCATGTCTGACCAGTCTTTAAATCACTGCACTggcttcctgtttttaaatgaatagcTCTCAAAGTTAATTGGTGCATAAGTCGCAGATGCTTGTGTATTTAAATACAACAGATGTGCTCCTTGTCTTTAATGTAATTCTCTtcacttctgtttattttgtgaagcaTCCTACACAGCACtttgaatgacttttttctATGAATGTTGTTATAGGAATGATCCTGCTTTGCCTTTTAGACCTAGATGCCCATCTCTTTGCTAATATGAGTGTTTGTTCTGCTCCCAGACAACAGACATGTCGGCTATTCAGCTGACTGGTTCAGACCGGTGGGAGGTGTTGACCCCTGTCTCAGCTGCAAAGGAAGACCAAGGCATCGTCCACATTCCAAACTCGGGGATTGTCACGTCTAACGGACAGTATGTGCTTCCAATCGGGAGTCTTCCCAGCCAGCCCATTTACGTTACAGCGTCTGGGAGCGAGGCCACGGCTAATGGAGTGTCAGGCATTCAGTATCAGGTAACAGCGGTGACAGGAATGCATCAGTAATGTTTTGTCCGGGTAGCGATCATTTACACAGTTGTTGACCTGTGCTTGTAGGTCATTCCCCAAATCCAAAACGCAGACGGGACACTCGCAGGATTCCCCACACAAGGACTGGACGACGGTACAGGCCAGATTCAACTCCTCCAAGATGGCAGCCAGAGCAATATTGGAATCAACTGCTCCACAACAGCAGCTACAGACCTGCTCACACAGGCAGGCCAGGTTCAGTCCATCCAGGGCGTCTCGTTGGCCGGCGGTTCGGCGTACGCCGGCACTGTGCCTGTAGGGCTTCCCGGCAACATCACGTTCGTCCCTATAAACAGCGTGGATCTGGAGTCGCTGGGTTTGACGGGGGCGCAGACGGTACCGATCGCCACTGGGGTAACACCCGAGGGCCAGCTGATCATGAGCAGCCAGCCGCTAGAGAACCAGAGCCAGGACAGCAAGCAGTCTATGGTGACTGTGAGCAACACCAACCAAGAGATCTACGTGCCAAccacttcctcctcttcttccaaCGCCTCCCAGCTCCCGGCGACCATCGACGGCACAGGAGTTCTCACGCAGGCCACAGCTGTGTCTGCGGGGGTGGCAGACCCCTCTTCCACGGAGAACTTCAACTCCCACAACCACCTACAGCAAATGCAGGTCAGTATATCCCAGGAATGTAGCTGTTGTTGTAGAAGTGTGGATGTTAGATGTGTGCATCCTTAAAAATACTTGCGTTCGGCATGTCGCGTGCCACACTAATTGCAGCGGCCCTCTTCCTGTTGGATTACCGTCTAATAAAGGCAGCTAGTTCCtaaaaaattcttttaaaaagtcttaaactgATGCATGTGAAATTCGgaccttaaaatgtcttaaattcatttaaaagatGCAAGTTGTCCTTAAATacgttaatcacaggtcttaaatctTCTTGTGCCAGGTCAATTTACTCATATGTTCCATGAAGTATATTTTTCTTGTGAGACTTTTCTGACAGGCAAAAGTGTGAGCCACTCGCAAACATCTTCATTTTGTCCTGTGACTTGAGGCGATTGAGGCTGCTGCTAAAAGCTGCTAATAAACCCTTGCTAGTTAGCTAAGTGTAAATTATTGCTGATTGGCTGGATGATGTTCATCTTTGGCACGTCTTCTGTTTCCAACCTGTATGTAGCTATGGACATTCTGGACAAACAAGCTTGACACTACAATAGATAAACATTGTTACCTTCCTgagtcatatttttcttttggcaaaaagccattattttaggaaggtgatgatacgcaattttcttttgtacatttccaTCGCGATACAAGTCTTAAATATCATTCATAACGGTCTTATAAATGCtttaagtcttaaatttgagttggtgaaacccgTTCCTACTGCCTCGGTAACCCTGTTCCTCTTGTGAAGGGCTCGTCCTCCAACGCCACCACCATCTCCCAGCCCATCCTGCTGTCGGGGGACGCTCAGGCCCAGGTGGCGCAGGGCCAGGACCTGACTGGAGCCGGTCAGACTCTGCAGAGTGTGCAGCTGGTCAACCCAGGTACCTTCCTCATCCAGGCCCAGACCGTCACCGCCACGGGTCAGATCCAGTGGCAGACCTTCCAGGTAGCGCCGCGACGCTCCATTGTGAGCTTATTCCTTCACAATCGGacagaatttgaattaattccgtttttttgtttctcttcctgTCTTCCAGGTTCAAGGTGTCCAGTCGCTCCAGGGGCTCCAGTTGCCCCAGGGTCAGGGTCAGACCCAGCAGCTGACTCTAGCCCCGGTCCAGACCCTGCCCTTGGGCCAGACCGGCCAGGTCAGCCTCCCCAACCTCCAGACTGTCACAGTTAACTCTGTAACACAAACTGGAGTCCAGTACACACAGGGAGACGACGCCAGGAGTCCAGCTGGTAAAGCCACAGACATGATGACCTTACCTTCCTCACTCCAGGACTTTACTGTCGGTGACCGtaacctgtctgctgtgtgCCTGCATTCTTCCTGGTTCAGGGAttcagataaaagaagagcCGGACTCAGAGGAGTGGCAGCTCAGCGGGGACTCCACGCTGAACCCCAGCGACCTGAACAACCTGCGGGTCCCCATGGGAGACGAGGACATGGACACGGCGGGCGGGGACGGCAAACGGCTCCGCAGGGTGGCCTGCACCTGCCCCAACTGCAAGGAGTCAGGAGGAAGGTGGGCGTTCGATGAAACCACGCTCTGCTCACAGGGTTCCCACGCAGTCTGCAGACGTGATGCCTTATCCAACTCATCTTTCGTCTGTCCCTCCTCAGTCATGTCctactttttcctcttttttgtgTCCAACATTTCTACCTTCagtccttccttcctccctcatGTTCTTCTTTATTCTCATTTCTTTCTTGTGCCTTACTTATTAaagtaaacttctttcttttgttttagtcaATCTTTTCTAAGTTAATCTCTTGTacctttctttttccttttgtctttccTCTGTTATTTTGTACTCCACTCCCTTTCAATGTCCTTCCTTCTACCTTTTTGTGTTCTACCTGACTTTCCTTGTCCCCTCACCttttcttttaggttttttttcccatcctattttctttcctcccttGTCGTTCTTTTTTGTGTCCTGCCTATCCCCCTTTCTTCCttgtctttttatattttgccaTAATGCATTTCCACCATTCTTTTATCTCCTTGTTTTTAAGCCCGTCATTTTTATGGATTTGTCTTTTAGAACAAATAGAAAAGGCGGAGAACTCTGGAAAGTTTCGCCTGGGCTCTTCAGATGAAAACTCAGAATCATCCCTCTCCATTCAGACCCTTTTGACTGACTCAGTTTCCCCCCCTCTGTCTGCCTCTCAGGGGCTCCGGTGTGGGAAAGAAGAAGCAGCACATCTGCCACATCGCCGGCTGCGGGAAGGTCTACGGGAAAACGTCTCACCTGAGAGCTCACCTGCGCTGGCACAGCGGAGAGAGGCCCTTCGTTTGCAACTGGATGTACTGCGGGAAGAGGTTCACCAGGAGCGACGAGCTTCAGAGACACAGGAGGACACACACAGGCGAGTCCCTatagcgccctctgctggttcCCCCAGGTGTTAGACTGCTGGGGTTAGGAGAGGACAGCCTCTGCTTGTCTAGATGTCTGTGGTGCGTTCATGGACCTTAGGAGGTTTCATAAATGAAGGTGTCATATGGTGTGAATGAGAGGTTGGGTTTATGCTCTTTTGTAATCATATTTAAGCGCTGTG from Xiphophorus hellerii strain 12219 chromosome 19, Xiphophorus_hellerii-4.1, whole genome shotgun sequence encodes:
- the LOC116709142 gene encoding transcription factor Sp3-like produces the protein MASADVDSSQSEFLQAGGAADTQTTDMSAIQLTGSDRWEVLTPVSAAKEDQGIVHIPNSGIVTSNGQYVLPIGSLPSQPIYVTASGSEATANGVSGIQYQVIPQIQNADGTLAGFPTQGLDDGTGQIQLLQDGSQSNIGINCSTTAATDLLTQAGQVQSIQGVSLAGGSAYAGTVPVGLPGNITFVPINSVDLESLGLTGAQTVPIATGVTPEGQLIMSSQPLENQSQDSKQSMVTVSNTNQEIYVPTTSSSSSNASQLPATIDGTGVLTQATAVSAGVADPSSTENFNSHNHLQQMQGSSSNATTISQPILLSGDAQAQVAQGQDLTGAGQTLQSVQLVNPGTFLIQAQTVTATGQIQWQTFQVQGVQSLQGLQLPQGQGQTQQLTLAPVQTLPLGQTGQVSLPNLQTVTVNSVTQTGVQYTQGDDARSPAGIQIKEEPDSEEWQLSGDSTLNPSDLNNLRVPMGDEDMDTAGGDGKRLRRVACTCPNCKESGGRGSGVGKKKQHICHIAGCGKVYGKTSHLRAHLRWHSGERPFVCNWMYCGKRFTRSDELQRHRRTHTGEKKFVCSECSKRFMRSDHLAKHIKTHQNKKGGVPTSTSPPTTDAVITTDGTTLILQTATAHDLVANQEIPLQLVTVAPGEVLE